The genomic interval TTTGTCCAGATAGCTGGTCAGCAGCTCCTGCAGCAGCTCATCGCGGTCAAGGCGGCAGATGAGACTGCGGGCGTTGTTGTAGTTGGTGATATACGTCGGATCCTCTGAGAGGATGTAGCCGACGAGCTGGTTGAT from Clostridiales bacterium carries:
- a CDS encoding IreB family regulatory phosphoprotein, which encodes MEDATRRFNAIDNKTEMKEILTSVYHSLVVKGYNPINQLVGYILSEDPTYITNYNNARSLICRLDRDELLQELLTSYLDK